One window from the genome of Nitrosopumilus sp. encodes:
- a CDS encoding tetratricopeptide repeat protein, whose protein sequence is MVNLLDPSNVITRMFRAGKYDEMYNYCKDLLDKIPNDMVALQNISLSLIHMKKYSEAIVYCDKVLEIKPSDIYALKNKIYALESMKQYKQVLELCEKLLLTNSKDLWTLNSMGLSLNELNRHEDAIEYYDIVLAIDPNDVTALMNKAISLSHLGNYQDALIYYDRAQIIDPNLKEIPIAKSHIFEKLNLKDDAFLAAQGVLNKDMENIKIDAKKNKCSVFHQFCNEEFENLNSK, encoded by the coding sequence ATGGTAAATCTACTAGATCCTTCAAATGTTATTACTCGAATGTTTCGTGCTGGAAAATATGATGAAATGTATAACTATTGTAAAGATTTACTAGATAAAATCCCTAATGATATGGTTGCACTTCAGAATATTTCACTGTCACTGATTCATATGAAAAAATATTCAGAGGCTATTGTTTATTGTGATAAAGTTTTAGAAATAAAACCTTCAGATATCTATGCATTAAAAAATAAAATTTATGCACTTGAAAGTATGAAACAATATAAACAAGTTTTAGAATTATGTGAAAAATTACTTTTAACTAACTCAAAGGATTTATGGACTTTAAACAGTATGGGGTTGTCTTTAAATGAATTAAATCGTCATGAGGATGCTATTGAATATTATGATATTGTTCTTGCAATTGATCCAAATGATGTTACTGCATTGATGAATAAAGCTATATCACTTAGTCATTTAGGAAATTATCAAGATGCACTAATCTACTATGATAGAGCTCAAATAATAGATCCAAATTTAAAAGAAATACCTATTGCTAAATCACATATATTTGAAAAATTGAATTTAAAAGATGATGCATTCTTAGCTGCTCAAGGAGTACTTAACAAAGATATGGAAAATATAAAAATTGATGCTAAAAAAAATAAATGTTCTGTTTTTCATCAATTTTGTAATGAAGAATTTGAAAATCTCAATTCTAAATAA